The Thermus islandicus DSM 21543 genome window below encodes:
- a CDS encoding ATP-dependent helicase, translating into MGRDPEALLSSLNEAQRQAVLHFEGPALVVAGAGSGKTRTVVHRVAYLVASRGVFPSEILAVTFTNKAAQEMRERLKALVKGAGEAWVSTFHAAALRILRVYGERVGLKPGFVVYDEDDQTALLKEVLKELGLSAKPGPIKSLLDRAKNQGVAPESLLAELPDFYAGLSRGRLQDVLYRYQEALEAQGALDFGDILLRALRLLEEDLEVLRRVRKRARFIHVDEYQDTNPVQYRLTRLLAGEEANLMAVGDPDQGIYSFRAADIRNILDFTRDYPEAKVYRLEENYRSTEAILRLANAVIARNALRLEKSLRPVKRGGEPVRLYRAEDAREEARFVAEEVLRLGPPFDRVAVLYRTNAQSRLLEQALAGRGIPVRVVGGVGFFERAEVKDLLAYARLSLNPLDAVSLKRVLNTPPRGIGPATLEKIQSIAQERGLPLFEALKVASSLLPRPEPVRHFLALMEELRDLAFAPAEDFFRHLLSATDYPAYLKEAYPEDAEDRLENVEELLRAAREAEGLADFLDKVALTARAEEPAQAQGGVALMTLHNAKGLEFPVVFLVGVEEGLLPHRSSLSTQEGLEEERRLFYVGVTRAQERLYLSYAREREVYGRLEPVRPSRFLEEVDAGLYEVYDPYGRRPAPPLHRPLPGAFKGGERVVHPRFGPGTVVAAAGDEVTVHFEGVGLKRLSLRYADLRPV; encoded by the coding sequence GTGGGTCGCGATCCCGAAGCCCTCCTTTCCTCCCTGAACGAGGCCCAGCGCCAGGCGGTCCTCCACTTTGAAGGACCCGCCTTGGTGGTGGCCGGGGCGGGCAGCGGCAAGACCCGGACCGTGGTTCACCGGGTGGCCTACCTCGTGGCCTCCAGGGGGGTTTTCCCCTCGGAGATCCTGGCGGTCACCTTCACCAACAAAGCGGCCCAGGAGATGAGGGAGCGCCTCAAGGCCCTGGTGAAGGGGGCAGGGGAGGCCTGGGTCTCCACCTTCCACGCCGCCGCCTTAAGGATCCTCCGGGTCTACGGAGAGCGGGTGGGCCTGAAGCCGGGCTTCGTGGTCTACGACGAGGACGACCAGACCGCCCTCCTCAAGGAGGTCCTTAAGGAGCTTGGCCTCTCTGCCAAGCCCGGACCCATCAAGAGCCTTCTGGACCGCGCCAAGAACCAGGGGGTGGCCCCGGAGAGCCTGCTGGCCGAGCTTCCCGATTTTTACGCTGGCCTTTCCCGGGGGAGGCTTCAGGATGTCCTCTACCGCTATCAGGAGGCCCTCGAGGCGCAAGGGGCCCTGGACTTCGGGGACATCCTCCTCCGCGCCTTGAGGCTTCTGGAGGAGGACCTCGAGGTCCTGAGGCGGGTGAGGAAGCGGGCCCGCTTCATCCACGTGGACGAGTACCAGGACACGAACCCGGTGCAGTACCGCCTCACCCGGCTCCTCGCGGGGGAGGAGGCCAACCTCATGGCCGTGGGGGACCCGGACCAGGGGATCTACTCCTTTCGGGCGGCGGACATCAGGAACATCCTGGACTTCACCCGGGACTACCCTGAGGCCAAGGTCTACCGCCTGGAGGAGAACTACCGCTCCACCGAGGCCATCCTCCGCTTGGCCAACGCCGTCATCGCGAGAAACGCCCTGCGCCTGGAGAAGAGCCTGCGCCCGGTGAAGCGGGGCGGGGAGCCCGTGCGCCTCTACCGGGCCGAAGACGCCCGGGAGGAGGCCCGCTTCGTGGCCGAGGAGGTTCTGCGGCTGGGCCCCCCCTTTGACCGGGTGGCGGTCCTCTACCGCACCAACGCCCAAAGCCGCCTCCTGGAGCAGGCCCTGGCCGGCCGGGGCATCCCGGTCCGGGTGGTGGGCGGCGTGGGCTTCTTTGAGCGGGCCGAGGTGAAGGACCTCCTGGCCTATGCCCGCTTGAGCTTGAACCCCCTGGATGCGGTGAGCCTAAAGCGGGTTCTGAACACGCCCCCAAGGGGGATCGGGCCAGCAACTCTGGAGAAGATCCAGTCCATAGCCCAGGAGCGGGGCCTTCCCCTCTTTGAGGCCCTGAAGGTGGCCTCGAGCCTCCTTCCCCGCCCCGAGCCCGTGCGGCACTTTCTGGCCCTCATGGAGGAGCTCAGGGACCTGGCCTTTGCGCCCGCGGAGGACTTCTTCCGCCACCTCCTTTCCGCCACCGACTACCCCGCCTACCTGAAGGAGGCCTACCCCGAGGACGCCGAAGACCGCCTGGAGAACGTGGAGGAGCTTCTCAGGGCTGCAAGGGAGGCGGAGGGCCTCGCCGACTTCCTGGACAAGGTGGCCCTCACCGCCCGGGCCGAGGAGCCCGCTCAGGCCCAGGGCGGGGTGGCCCTCATGACCCTGCACAACGCCAAGGGGCTGGAGTTCCCCGTGGTCTTCCTCGTGGGCGTGGAGGAGGGGCTTCTGCCCCACCGCTCCTCCCTCTCCACCCAGGAGGGCCTGGAGGAGGAGCGGCGTCTCTTCTACGTGGGCGTTACCCGGGCCCAGGAGCGCCTCTACCTCTCCTACGCCCGGGAACGGGAGGTGTACGGCCGCCTCGAGCCCGTGCGGCCAAGCCGCTTTCTGGAGGAGGTGGATGCGGGGCTTTACGAGGTGTACGACCCCTACGGGAGGCGGCCCGCCCCACCCCTCCACCGTCCCCTTCCCGGGGCCTTCAAGGGCGGGGAGAGGGTGGTCCACCCGCGGTTTGGCCCGGGCACCGTGGTGGCGGCCGCAGGGGACGAGGTGACCGTGCACTTTGAGGGGGTGGGGCTGAAGCGCCTCTCCTTGAGGTACGCGGACCTGCGCCCGGTCTAG
- a CDS encoding MBL fold metallo-hydrolase produces MKELLPGVYRLPVPIPYPLKTVNLYLLKGNGEVALVDTALGTRAARGTLELSLAELGLCFQDVRVVLLTHHHPDHYGLAGFFEGLGARVFLHEEELSRGHRFWREPQAFEEASWRLFLDHGTPKEALEGIREVMAATRERIHPPENPIPLRDGEVLEVAGKRLRAVWTPGHADGHVAFLLEEEGVLLAGDALLERVSPNVGLWAYTRENPLKDFLRSLDRLGELPARVAHAGHFGPIPEVRARAEELKAHHQERLEALLALLEAPKSAWELSLMLFPQELDAAGRRFAFAETLAHLEYLRQEGLLGREGPPYRYFRT; encoded by the coding sequence ATGAAGGAGCTTCTTCCGGGCGTGTACCGCCTGCCCGTTCCCATCCCCTACCCCCTGAAGACGGTGAACCTCTACCTCCTCAAGGGCAACGGGGAGGTGGCCTTGGTGGACACCGCCCTGGGCACGCGCGCCGCCCGGGGGACCTTGGAGCTTTCCCTGGCGGAGCTCGGCCTTTGCTTTCAGGACGTGAGGGTTGTCCTCCTCACCCACCACCACCCCGACCACTACGGCCTTGCCGGCTTTTTTGAGGGGCTCGGAGCCCGGGTCTTTCTGCACGAGGAGGAGCTTTCCCGGGGCCACCGCTTCTGGCGTGAACCCCAGGCTTTTGAAGAGGCCTCCTGGCGGCTCTTTTTGGATCACGGTACCCCTAAGGAAGCCCTGGAGGGGATCCGGGAGGTGATGGCGGCCACCCGGGAACGGATCCATCCCCCGGAAAATCCCATTCCCTTAAGGGACGGAGAGGTTCTGGAGGTGGCGGGAAAGCGGCTTCGGGCCGTCTGGACCCCGGGGCACGCCGATGGCCACGTGGCCTTCCTCCTGGAGGAGGAGGGGGTCCTCTTGGCGGGGGATGCCCTCCTGGAGCGGGTCTCCCCCAACGTGGGCCTCTGGGCCTACACCCGGGAAAACCCCCTAAAGGACTTCCTCCGTTCCCTGGACCGCCTGGGGGAGCTCCCGGCCAGGGTGGCCCACGCCGGGCACTTCGGCCCCATCCCCGAGGTAAGGGCCCGGGCGGAGGAGCTCAAGGCCCACCACCAGGAGCGCCTGGAAGCCCTTTTGGCCCTCCTCGAGGCCCCCAAAAGCGCCTGGGAGCTCTCCTTAATGCTCTTTCCCCAGGAGCTGGACGCCGCGGGGCGCCGCTTCGCCTTCGCCGAAACCCTGGCCCACCTGGAGTACCTGCGCCAGGAGGGGCTTTTGGGGCGGGAAGGCCCTCCCTACCGCTACTTCCGCACCTGA
- a CDS encoding phosphohydrolase, translating into MAEERIVHVASPKAKLYAEADQAIRERLKAFPRALKAYELLIQDPEARSGWNMANYLTMRKLGYNDHGRVHALLTGAAGVAILGLLAEAGVRLDTVESGAGELEDAYVVVLLSTMLHDLGNQVHRYLHEAFGVALALPILNRILEKLYPDPEQRTALRALILHGIYSHDLEPEPLTLEAGVTAVADGTDITKGRGRKAFALGSIDIHSISALAVDEVRILKGDKYPVEIQVLMNNSAGIFQVEETLTKKVLKSPLRPYVTVVAMTDGQSGQDQRIVHRVRLHETEDRFVLD; encoded by the coding sequence ATGGCGGAAGAGCGCATCGTCCACGTAGCTAGCCCCAAGGCCAAGCTCTACGCGGAGGCCGACCAGGCCATAAGGGAGCGCCTCAAAGCCTTTCCTAGGGCCCTCAAGGCCTATGAGCTTCTCATCCAAGACCCCGAGGCCCGCTCCGGGTGGAACATGGCCAACTACCTCACCATGCGCAAGCTGGGCTACAACGACCACGGCCGGGTTCACGCCCTCCTCACGGGGGCGGCGGGGGTGGCCATTCTGGGCCTTTTGGCCGAGGCGGGGGTCCGGCTGGACACGGTGGAGTCGGGGGCAGGGGAGCTGGAGGACGCCTACGTGGTGGTCCTCCTCTCCACCATGCTCCACGACCTGGGCAACCAGGTGCACCGCTACCTTCACGAGGCCTTTGGCGTGGCCCTGGCCCTGCCCATCCTGAACCGCATCCTGGAGAAGCTCTACCCCGATCCCGAGCAGCGCACCGCCCTTCGGGCCCTCATCCTCCACGGGATCTATAGCCACGACCTCGAGCCCGAGCCCCTCACCCTCGAGGCGGGCGTCACCGCCGTGGCCGACGGCACCGACATCACCAAGGGCCGAGGTCGGAAGGCCTTCGCCCTCGGGAGCATAGACATCCACTCCATCAGCGCCCTGGCGGTGGACGAGGTGCGCATCCTCAAGGGGGACAAGTACCCGGTGGAGATCCAGGTCCTCATGAATAACTCGGCCGGGATCTTCCAGGTGGAGGAGACCCTCACCAAAAAGGTGCTGAAGAGTCCCTTGCGCCCCTACGTGACCGTGGTGGCCATGACGGATGGCCAAAGCGGCCAGGACCAGCGCATCGTCCACCGCGTGCGCCTGCACGAGACCGAGGACCGCTTTGTCCTGGACTGA